The Musa acuminata AAA Group cultivar baxijiao chromosome BXJ2-2, Cavendish_Baxijiao_AAA, whole genome shotgun sequence genome has a segment encoding these proteins:
- the LOC103971403 gene encoding thioredoxin X, chloroplastic, whose protein sequence is MATTSFSPSAAVRAPSASSFGPHLDLSRRIRLPLTRPPAPAARWGARRHVAPFRLAARRLSVRCGALVQIDQSEFPAEVLGSDIPVLVEFVADWCGPCRLISSVVEWASQEYKGRLKVVKIDHDANPKLITEYKVYGLPALILFKNGQEVPESRREGAITKVKLKEYLDNFLEPTSVV, encoded by the exons ATGGCGACGACGAGCTTCTCCCCCTCCGCGGCCGTTCGAGCCCCCTCCGCCTCCTCGTTCGGTCCGCATCTCGACCTCAGCCGCCGCATCCGCCTCCCGCTGACACGCCCCCCTGCTCCGGCAGCTCGGTGGGGAGCGCGGCGGCACGTCGCCCCTTTTCGCCTCGCCGCCAGGAGGCTCTCCGTCCGCTGCGGCGCGCTCGTCCAGATCGACCAGAGCGAGTTCCCGGCTGAGGTGCTGGGGTCTGATATCCCGGTCCTGGTGGAGTTCGTCGCCGATTGGTGCGGGCCCTGCCGTTTGATCTCATCCGTCGTCGAGTGGGCTTCCCAG GAATACAAGGGCAGATTAAAGGTTGTGAAGATCGATCATGATGCAAATCCTAAGTTGATCACAGAGTACAAGGTTTATGGCCTGCCAGCATTGATCCTCTTCAAGAATGGGCAAGAAGTTCCAGAAAGTAGAAGGGAAGGTGCAATCACCAAAGTCAAGCTGAAAGAATACTTGgacaattttttggagcccacatCTGTAGTCTAA
- the LOC135605372 gene encoding endoglucanase 13-like isoform X2, whose protein sequence is MARPIMSFALAVLLLGCSLSSAAEDGFSYREALTKSLLFFEAQRSGKLPADQRVKWRGDSALKDGYSQGVDLVGGYYDAGDHVKFGLPMAYAVTMLSWSVIEFEKEIVDAGQLEFALDAIRWGTDYFVKAHRQPDLLWVQVGDGDSDHICWERAEDMTTPRTAYKVDCEHPGSEVAAETAAAMAAASIVFRPYDSKYSDLLLLHARQLFSFADTYRGRYDDSVHSVRKYYPSSTGYSDELLWAAAWLFEATDDKSYLNYVAQNAVVLGGTGWAVTEFSWDNKYAGLQVLLSKVLVRGGGETCNATLNQYKAKAEFFLCACLQKNGGDNVEMTPGGLLYFHDWQNLQYVSSAAFLSAVYSNYLRMANANLVCPDGQISPEMLLKFAESQADYILGKNPKSMSYLVGYRWNYPTHVHHRGASVPSIFELPSAVGCIDGFDYWYVNKDSNPNVIEGALVGGPDLKDEFYDDRCKYEQTEPSIAGNAPLVGLFAALDGLEGDKGHSPKYSTPDSSPGSKQKSAGPNPKPNAVEFVHTITNTWKYQGEDYFRHQVTVKNTCGERITYLKLKIENLTGPLWGLSQTQEKKMYELPPWLQVLEPGAGFVFVYIQGGPQAAVSVVAFR, encoded by the exons ATGGCGAGGCCGATAATGTCGTTCGCCTTGGCAGTGTTGCTGCTTGGGTGTTCGCTGAGCTCTGCCGCAGAAGATGGATTCAGCTACAGGGAAGCTTTGACCAAGAGTCTGCTGTTCTTCGAGGCGCAGAGGTCGGGCAAGTTGCCGGCGGATCAGAGGGTGAAATGGCGAGGTGATTCTGCTTTGAAGGATGGCTACAGCCAAGGG GTGGACTTGGTAGGAGGCTACTATGACGCCGGTGATCATGTGAAATTTGGATTGCCGATGGCATACGCTGTGACGATGCTGTCATGGAGCGTGATCGAGTTCGAGAAAGAGATAGTCGACGCGGGGCAATTAGAGTTCGCTCTCGATGCCATTCGCTGGGGAACCGATTACTTCGTCAAAGCACACAGACAACCCGATCTCCTCTGGGTGCAG GTCGGCGATGGAGATTCCGACCATATCTGCTGGGAGAGGGCGGAGGACATGACGACGCCGAGGACCGCATACAAGGTCGACTGCGAGCACCCAGGCTCCGAAGTGGCAGCCGAGACTGCTGCTGCGATGGCTGCAGCTTCCATAGTTTTCAGACCATACGATTCCAAGTACTCCGATCTCCTCCTCTTGCATGCACGGCAG CTGTTTTCCTTCGCTGACACGTACCGTGGTCGATACGACGATTCGGTTCACTCTGTTCGCAAGTACTATCCTTCTTCCACCGGTTACTCC GATGAGTTGCTGTGGGCTGCTGCTTGGCTTTTTGAAGCAACGGATGACAAGTCCTACCTGAACTATGTAGCTCAGAATGCTGTCGTCCTTGGAGGAACTGGATGGGCTGTTACTGAATTCTCATGGGACAACAAGTATGCTGGTTTGCAGGTCCTTCTGTCAAAG GTGTTGGTCAGGGGTGGTGGTGAAACCTGCAATGCCACACTCAATCAATACAAGGCAAAGGCTGAGTTCTTCCTATGCGCGTGCCTCCAGAAGAACGGCGGCGACAACGTCGAAATGACTCCAG GGGGTTTATTGTACTTCCATGACTGGCAAAACCTGCAATATGTTTCCTCGGCAGCGTTTCTGTCGGCAGTCTACTCCAATTACTTGAGAATGGCAAATGCTAACCTCGTCTGCCCTGATGGCCAAATCAGTCCTGAGATGCTACTAAAATTTGCGGAGTCTCAG GCCGACTACATTCTGGGGAAGAATCCAAAGTCCATGAGCTACTTGGTTGGCTACCGATGGAACTATCCCACTCATGTGCACCACAGGGGAGCTTCGGTTCCATCAATATTCGAGCTGCCTTCTGCTGTGGGATGCATCGACGGGTTCGATTACTGGTACGTCAACAAGGACAGCAACCCCAACGTTATCGAAGGAGCTCTGGTCGGAGGCCCTGATCTGAAAGATGAATTCTACGATGACCGGTGCAAATACGAGCAGACCGAGCCTTCCATCGCCGGAAACGCTCCCCTGGTCGGCCTATTTGCGGCGTTGGACGGCTTAGAAGGTGACAAAG gtcattctcCCAAGTACTCAACACCAGATTCATCTCCAG GTTCTAAACAGAAATCAGCAGGGCCAAATCCAAAGCCAAATG CCGTTGAGTTCGTGCACACCATAACCAATACATGGAAGTACCAAGGAGAGGACTACTTCCGGCACCAGGTGACCGTCAAGAACACATGCGGCGAGCGGATCACGTACCTCAAGTTGAAGATCGAGAACCTCACAGGGCCTCTCTGGGGCCTCTCGCAGACGCAGGAGAAGAAGATGTACGAGCTTCCACCATGGCTGCAGGTGTTGGAGCCTGGCGCAGGGTTCGTCTTTGTCTACATTCAAGGTGGACCTCAAGCTGCAGTCTCAGTTGTTGCCTTTCGCTGA
- the LOC135605374 gene encoding E3 ubiquitin-protein ligase RING1-like, with protein MSSAGPGSDFQEYFCHQCQRNVTIFPSSTLDITCPICRGGFLEEVDPTPPSPDPAPFPIRNAIFPLSIPRGSYDSFLLSPSPLPFLLSPTSNFELRSPRDLADLLGPVRSPEPSPTPGPAPFNPMLFLQDYMRQLLSGGANIQVVLEGGPVVGAGNLGDYFIGPGLERLIQQLAENDPNRYGTPPAAKSAVESLPDIRISAESLASDEAQCAVCKDAFEMGDEAKLMPCKHIYHKDCILPWLGLHNSCPVCRYELPTDDTDYEQRRGAPAARTLSGVGNSGGSTAGTSVEGNSPGSGMLQRSFSISLPWPFMPFATQGLDGHVVGVGDGGNGNARGNSNDANSGQQGYRQSEAEQEDLD; from the coding sequence ATGTCCTCCGCCGGCCCCGGCTCCGACTTCCAGGAGTACTTCTGCCACCAATGCCAACGCAACGTCACCATCTTCCCCTCCTCTACCCTCGACATCACCTGCCCTATCTGCCGTGGTGGATTCCTCGAGGAGGTCGACCCTACGCCTCCCAGCCCCGATCCCGCCCCTTTCCCCATCCGTAACGCCATCTTCCCCCTCTCCATTCCCCGTGGCAGCTACGACTCCTTCCTCCTCTCCCCATCCCCCCTCCCATTTCTCTTGTCTCCAACCAGCAACTTCGAGCTTCGCAGCCCTAGGGACCTCGCCGACCTCCTCGGCCCCGTCCGCTCCCCCGAACCCTCCCCCACCCCTGGACCCGCTCCTTTCAATCCGATGCTCTTCCTCCAGGATTACATGCGGCAGTTGCTCTCCGGTGGCGCCAACATCCAGGTCGTTCTCGAGGGTGGTCCCGTCGTCGGCGCCGGCAACCTCGGGGACTATTTTATTGGCCCTGGCCTCGAGAGGCTCATCCAGCAGCTCGCGGAGAACGATCCCAATCGTTATGGCACGCCTCCGGCTGCCAAATCCGCTGTTGAATCCCTGCCGGACATCAGGATCTCGGCCGAGTCGCTTGCCTCCGACGAGGCCCAGTGTGCCGTGTGCAAGGACGCATTCGAGATGGGGGATGAGGCAAAGTTGATGCCTTGCAAGCATATCTACCATAAAGACTGCATCTTGCCTTGGCTTGGGTTGCATAATTCCTGTCCGGTGTGCCGGTATGAGCTGCCTACTGACGATACGGACTACGAGCAGCGCAGAGGGGCCCCTGCAGCGAGGACATTGTCTGGGGTGGGGAATTCTGGTGGGTCCACAGCTGGGACTTCTGTAGAGGGGAATTCTCCAGGATCGGGGATGTTGCAGAGGAGTTTTAGTATCTCTCTGCCCTGGCCATTTATGCCTTTTGCAACTCAAGGTCTGGATGGGCATGTTGTTGGAGTTGGTGATGGGGGTAATGGCAACGCCCGTGGTAATAGCAATGACGCAAATTCTGGACAGCAAGGGTACAGGCAGTCAGAGGCTGAGCAGGAAGATCTGGATTGA
- the LOC135605372 gene encoding endoglucanase 13-like isoform X1 → MARPIMSFALAVLLLGCSLSSAAEDGFSYREALTKSLLFFEAQRSGKLPADQRVKWRGDSALKDGYSQGVDLVGGYYDAGDHVKFGLPMAYAVTMLSWSVIEFEKEIVDAGQLEFALDAIRWGTDYFVKAHRQPDLLWVQVGDGDSDHICWERAEDMTTPRTAYKVDCEHPGSEVAAETAAAMAAASIVFRPYDSKYSDLLLLHARQLFSFADTYRGRYDDSVHSVRKYYPSSTGYSDELLWAAAWLFEATDDKSYLNYVAQNAVVLGGTGWAVTEFSWDNKYAGLQVLLSKVLVRGGGETCNATLNQYKAKAEFFLCACLQKNGGDNVEMTPGGLLYFHDWQNLQYVSSAAFLSAVYSNYLRMANANLVCPDGQISPEMLLKFAESQADYILGKNPKSMSYLVGYRWNYPTHVHHRGASVPSIFELPSAVGCIDGFDYWYVNKDSNPNVIEGALVGGPDLKDEFYDDRCKYEQTEPSIAGNAPLVGLFAALDGLEGDKGHSPKYSTPDSSPGSKQKSAGPNPKPNEAAVEFVHTITNTWKYQGEDYFRHQVTVKNTCGERITYLKLKIENLTGPLWGLSQTQEKKMYELPPWLQVLEPGAGFVFVYIQGGPQAAVSVVAFR, encoded by the exons ATGGCGAGGCCGATAATGTCGTTCGCCTTGGCAGTGTTGCTGCTTGGGTGTTCGCTGAGCTCTGCCGCAGAAGATGGATTCAGCTACAGGGAAGCTTTGACCAAGAGTCTGCTGTTCTTCGAGGCGCAGAGGTCGGGCAAGTTGCCGGCGGATCAGAGGGTGAAATGGCGAGGTGATTCTGCTTTGAAGGATGGCTACAGCCAAGGG GTGGACTTGGTAGGAGGCTACTATGACGCCGGTGATCATGTGAAATTTGGATTGCCGATGGCATACGCTGTGACGATGCTGTCATGGAGCGTGATCGAGTTCGAGAAAGAGATAGTCGACGCGGGGCAATTAGAGTTCGCTCTCGATGCCATTCGCTGGGGAACCGATTACTTCGTCAAAGCACACAGACAACCCGATCTCCTCTGGGTGCAG GTCGGCGATGGAGATTCCGACCATATCTGCTGGGAGAGGGCGGAGGACATGACGACGCCGAGGACCGCATACAAGGTCGACTGCGAGCACCCAGGCTCCGAAGTGGCAGCCGAGACTGCTGCTGCGATGGCTGCAGCTTCCATAGTTTTCAGACCATACGATTCCAAGTACTCCGATCTCCTCCTCTTGCATGCACGGCAG CTGTTTTCCTTCGCTGACACGTACCGTGGTCGATACGACGATTCGGTTCACTCTGTTCGCAAGTACTATCCTTCTTCCACCGGTTACTCC GATGAGTTGCTGTGGGCTGCTGCTTGGCTTTTTGAAGCAACGGATGACAAGTCCTACCTGAACTATGTAGCTCAGAATGCTGTCGTCCTTGGAGGAACTGGATGGGCTGTTACTGAATTCTCATGGGACAACAAGTATGCTGGTTTGCAGGTCCTTCTGTCAAAG GTGTTGGTCAGGGGTGGTGGTGAAACCTGCAATGCCACACTCAATCAATACAAGGCAAAGGCTGAGTTCTTCCTATGCGCGTGCCTCCAGAAGAACGGCGGCGACAACGTCGAAATGACTCCAG GGGGTTTATTGTACTTCCATGACTGGCAAAACCTGCAATATGTTTCCTCGGCAGCGTTTCTGTCGGCAGTCTACTCCAATTACTTGAGAATGGCAAATGCTAACCTCGTCTGCCCTGATGGCCAAATCAGTCCTGAGATGCTACTAAAATTTGCGGAGTCTCAG GCCGACTACATTCTGGGGAAGAATCCAAAGTCCATGAGCTACTTGGTTGGCTACCGATGGAACTATCCCACTCATGTGCACCACAGGGGAGCTTCGGTTCCATCAATATTCGAGCTGCCTTCTGCTGTGGGATGCATCGACGGGTTCGATTACTGGTACGTCAACAAGGACAGCAACCCCAACGTTATCGAAGGAGCTCTGGTCGGAGGCCCTGATCTGAAAGATGAATTCTACGATGACCGGTGCAAATACGAGCAGACCGAGCCTTCCATCGCCGGAAACGCTCCCCTGGTCGGCCTATTTGCGGCGTTGGACGGCTTAGAAGGTGACAAAG gtcattctcCCAAGTACTCAACACCAGATTCATCTCCAG GTTCTAAACAGAAATCAGCAGGGCCAAATCCAAAGCCAAATG AAGCAGCCGTTGAGTTCGTGCACACCATAACCAATACATGGAAGTACCAAGGAGAGGACTACTTCCGGCACCAGGTGACCGTCAAGAACACATGCGGCGAGCGGATCACGTACCTCAAGTTGAAGATCGAGAACCTCACAGGGCCTCTCTGGGGCCTCTCGCAGACGCAGGAGAAGAAGATGTACGAGCTTCCACCATGGCTGCAGGTGTTGGAGCCTGGCGCAGGGTTCGTCTTTGTCTACATTCAAGGTGGACCTCAAGCTGCAGTCTCAGTTGTTGCCTTTCGCTGA
- the LOC135605375 gene encoding uncharacterized protein LOC135605375 produces MANPRWNSQTNGYDTAIWAAKIAFCFLGILSFGAAARAAIPAAAGALASAVPGFWEFLRSWLAPPYLFIAVHLIILVIWKLSDQKQEHHQHREQWAAAERMAEPENPAKVKSFEPLHISPVPILRKPSPEMWRDEISPSLTTPAVRAPDPGEFSTSDASCLTTESGEISTASSAFAVKKSVEPESMSSLTVKKDEDEAAAAATAAGTANDSMEATWKAIMEKSPRAAEVPPPTASSGRGSRQPVAPPSSTGQDELNRRCDDFIKKNYEQIRFLSSRRL; encoded by the coding sequence ATGGCGAATCCGCGATGGAATTCTCAGACAAATGGATATGACACTGCGATTTGGGCCGCCAAGATCGCTTTTTGCTTCCTcggcatcctctccttcggcgcagCAGCCAGGGCCGCCATCCCTGCTGCTGCCGGGGCGCTGGCCTCCGCGGTCCCTGGCTTCTGGGAGTTCCTTCGCTCTTGGCTCGCGCCTCCGTACCTGTTCATCGCCGTCCATTTGATCATCCTTGTCATCTGGAAGCTCTCTGATCAgaagcaggagcatcaccaacacCGCGAGCAATGGGCGGCGGCGGAGCGCATGGCGGAGCCTGAGAATCCTGCAAAGGTCAAATCTTTCGAGCCTTTGCATATTTCTCCCGTGCCCATTCTCCGGAAACCCTCGCCGGAGATGTGGCGCGACGAGATCTCGCCGTCTCTGACAACACCGGCTGTCCGGGCGCCGGATCCCGGTGAATTCTCGACGTCCGACGCGTCGTGCTTGACAACGGAGTCCGGAGAGATTTCCACCGCTTCGTCAGCGTTTGCGGTCAAGAAGAGCGTCGAACCGGAGTCCATGAGCAGCCTTACGGTGAAGAAAGATGAGGACGAGGCAGCGGCGGCGGCCACTGCGGCTGGGACAGCGAATGACTCGATGGAGGCAACATGGAAGGCGATCATGGAGAAGTCGCCTCGGGCAGCGGAGGTACCGCCACCGACGGCGTCGTCCGGGCGGGGCTCGAGGCAACCGGTGGCCCCTCCCTCATCTACGGGTCAGGACGAGTTGAACAGGCGATGCGACGATTTCATCAAGAAGAATTACGAGCAGATCCGATTCCTCAGCAGCCGGCGGCTGTAG